A window of the Streptomyces sp. NBC_00454 genome harbors these coding sequences:
- a CDS encoding NAD(P)/FAD-dependent oxidoreductase: protein MTRPESAGYEYDVVISGAGLAGSAAAILLARRGVRVALMERRSDPEAHKVLCTHSLTANAYPVLEELGLVPDLEKAGAVRNQARWYTRWGWIEPRGAATGPELPYGYNVRRSTLDPLIRSRAARTPGVDLLLGHQVTGLLREAGRTVGVRASTPLGEREIRARLVVGADGNNSAVAKFADVPAQQHENGRFGYFAHYRNLPLPGGISQAWFLEPDMAYAFANDDGVTVLAVLPDKKRLPAFREDLEGSFLEFVRALPEAPPVDSAERITKITGTVDYPLHSRKPTAPGVALIGDAALTSDPLWGVGCGWALQSARWLAEAVAPAATGRGDLDGSLAVYARRHRRELRGHQYLAADFAKSRPFNPIERLVFSAAARDASLARHMHLFGSRLIGPLRFLNPVVLAKSSAVNLKHRGAAAKPRPTSATGARKTQ from the coding sequence ATGACCAGGCCTGAGAGCGCGGGATACGAGTACGACGTCGTCATCAGCGGAGCCGGCCTCGCCGGCAGCGCCGCGGCGATCCTGCTCGCTCGACGCGGTGTCCGCGTCGCACTGATGGAACGCCGCTCGGACCCCGAAGCGCACAAAGTGCTGTGCACCCACTCCCTCACGGCCAACGCCTACCCGGTGCTGGAGGAACTCGGCCTCGTCCCCGATCTCGAGAAGGCCGGAGCCGTCCGCAACCAGGCCCGCTGGTACACCCGTTGGGGATGGATCGAGCCGAGGGGCGCGGCCACGGGCCCCGAGCTGCCGTACGGGTACAACGTCCGGCGCAGCACCCTCGACCCGCTGATCAGGTCCCGCGCTGCCCGCACTCCCGGCGTCGATCTGCTCCTCGGCCACCAGGTGACCGGGCTGTTGAGGGAAGCCGGGCGCACCGTGGGGGTACGCGCGTCGACGCCCCTGGGCGAGCGCGAGATCCGGGCCCGCCTGGTCGTCGGCGCCGACGGCAACAACTCGGCCGTGGCGAAGTTCGCCGACGTACCCGCCCAGCAGCACGAGAACGGCCGGTTCGGCTATTTCGCGCACTACCGCAACCTGCCGCTGCCCGGCGGGATCAGCCAGGCCTGGTTCCTCGAACCCGACATGGCGTACGCGTTCGCCAACGACGACGGGGTCACGGTCCTCGCGGTGCTCCCGGACAAGAAGCGGCTGCCGGCCTTCCGGGAGGACCTGGAGGGCAGCTTCCTCGAGTTCGTCCGCGCCCTGCCCGAGGCGCCGCCCGTCGACTCGGCGGAACGCATCACGAAGATCACCGGCACCGTCGACTACCCGCTGCACAGCCGAAAGCCGACCGCACCGGGCGTCGCGCTCATCGGCGACGCCGCCCTGACCAGCGACCCCTTGTGGGGAGTGGGATGCGGGTGGGCCCTGCAGTCCGCGCGCTGGCTGGCCGAGGCCGTCGCCCCCGCCGCAACCGGCCGGGGCGACCTCGACGGGTCGCTCGCCGTGTACGCGCGCAGGCACCGGCGCGAGCTGCGCGGTCACCAGTACCTGGCCGCCGACTTCGCCAAGTCCCGCCCGTTCAACCCCATCGAGCGGCTGGTGTTCTCCGCGGCCGCGCGCGACGCGTCGCTGGCGCGGCACATGCACCTCTTCGGATCCCGCCTGATCGGTCCGCTGCGCTTCTTGAACCCCGTGGTGCTGGCCAAGTCCTCGGCCGTCAACCTCAAGCACCGCGGGGCGGCCGCGAAACCTCGGCCCACCAGTGCGACAGGGGCCCGAAAAACCCAGTAA
- a CDS encoding TIGR02452 family protein, translating to MSGRLREMARENAEIVASGGYRARSGRQVALAAAVAEAKAGTRIYGPNRVIPGEPAPGETGRTVVEVTGESSTAAARRLAGDRAEAASVAVLNFASARNPGGGYVRGAKAQEEALCRASALYETLLEAPEYYEIHRAEASTFYTDRVIHSPGVPVFRDDRGELMEAPFRAGFLTSPAPNAGTIRRQEPEREPEIPAALARRAELVLEVAALHGYRDLVLGAWGCGVFMNDPAQVAEAFRGLLAGRFAGVFERVVFGILDRKPETRETFERVLAGLV from the coding sequence ATGAGTGGCAGGTTGCGTGAGATGGCGAGAGAAAACGCGGAGATCGTGGCGTCCGGTGGGTACCGGGCGCGGTCGGGGCGGCAGGTGGCGCTCGCCGCCGCCGTGGCGGAGGCCAAGGCAGGAACCAGGATATATGGCCCAAACCGGGTGATTCCAGGCGAACCGGCCCCCGGGGAGACCGGCAGGACCGTCGTCGAGGTCACGGGGGAGAGCAGCACGGCGGCGGCCCGCAGGCTCGCGGGGGACCGCGCGGAGGCGGCCTCGGTGGCGGTCCTGAACTTCGCTTCGGCCCGCAATCCCGGGGGCGGCTACGTCCGCGGGGCCAAGGCCCAGGAGGAGGCGCTCTGCCGCGCCTCGGCCCTGTACGAGACCCTGCTGGAGGCCCCGGAGTACTACGAGATCCACCGGGCCGAGGCCAGCACCTTCTACACCGACCGGGTGATTCACTCGCCCGGGGTCCCCGTCTTCCGCGACGACCGGGGCGAGCTGATGGAGGCCCCCTTCCGGGCCGGCTTCCTCACCTCCCCGGCCCCGAACGCCGGCACGATCCGCCGCCAGGAGCCGGAGCGCGAGCCCGAGATCCCCGCCGCCCTCGCGCGCCGGGCGGAGCTGGTGCTGGAAGTGGCCGCGCTGCACGGGTACCGGGACCTGGTGCTGGGGGCCTGGGGGTGCGGGGTCTTCATGAACGACCCGGCCCAGGTGGCGGAGGCCTTCAGGGGGCTGCTGGCGGGGCGGTTCGCGGGAGTCTTCGAGCGGGTGGTGTTCGGGATCCTGGACCGGAAGCCGGAGACGCGGGAGACCTTCGAAAGGGTGCTGGCGGGGCTCGTGTGA
- a CDS encoding type II toxin-antitoxin system PemK/MazF family toxin — MTALSHHSNGHVEQPGRDGHTATAEADPHAIGPVQTSYAPDRDGDPDPGEIVWTWVPFEENDGRGKDRPVLVVAREAAGTLLAVQLSSKRHDHDREWVPIGTGPWDAAARESWVDVDRVLRVHEDGMRREACALDRGRFQLVVDRLRERYGWR, encoded by the coding sequence ATGACGGCACTTTCACACCACAGCAACGGTCACGTCGAGCAGCCCGGCCGCGACGGGCACACCGCCACGGCCGAGGCCGATCCGCACGCCATCGGGCCGGTGCAGACCTCGTACGCCCCCGATCGCGACGGGGATCCCGATCCCGGCGAGATCGTGTGGACCTGGGTTCCCTTCGAGGAAAACGATGGGCGCGGGAAGGACCGGCCGGTGCTGGTCGTCGCGCGGGAGGCGGCCGGCACGCTGCTGGCCGTGCAGCTCTCCAGCAAGCGGCACGACCACGACCGGGAATGGGTTCCGATCGGGACCGGGCCCTGGGACGCCGCCGCCCGGGAGTCCTGGGTGGACGTGGACCGGGTGCTGCGCGTGCACGAGGACGGGATGCGGCGCGAGGCGTGCGCGCTGGACCGGGGGCGCTTCCAGCTGGTGGTCGACCGGCTGCGCGAGCGGTACGGCTGGCGGTAG
- a CDS encoding alpha/beta fold hydrolase, whose translation MQLHTHTWGEGDRIALLIHGIMADHRTWRRVGPALAERGYRAIAVDLRGHGASGRGEYSPEAFADDVVETLPVGAELAIGHSLGGLTLSLAVDRLKPKRAVFSDPAWHLAAPEPGFTPEMFAQFKAASKEQIQAMNPRWDEADVDIELETLAVWDEATALCLGPLMGADLLPAAPVVPSLVQLADPSFLINEERAAVLRERGFEVRSVAGAGHTIQRDDFDGFMASLEGWI comes from the coding sequence GTGCAGCTTCACACCCACACCTGGGGCGAAGGCGACCGCATCGCACTCCTGATCCACGGGATCATGGCCGACCACCGGACCTGGCGCCGGGTCGGTCCCGCCCTCGCCGAGCGCGGCTACCGCGCCATCGCCGTGGACCTGCGCGGCCACGGGGCCAGCGGCCGGGGCGAGTACAGCCCGGAGGCCTTCGCCGACGACGTGGTGGAGACGCTGCCCGTGGGCGCGGAGCTGGCCATCGGGCACTCCCTCGGCGGCCTGACGCTCTCGCTCGCCGTCGACCGCCTGAAGCCGAAGCGGGCCGTGTTCTCCGACCCCGCATGGCACCTGGCCGCCCCCGAACCGGGCTTCACCCCGGAGATGTTCGCCCAGTTCAAGGCCGCGTCGAAGGAGCAGATCCAGGCGATGAACCCGCGCTGGGACGAGGCCGACGTCGACATCGAGCTGGAGACCCTGGCCGTCTGGGACGAGGCGACCGCACTGTGCCTCGGTCCGCTGATGGGCGCCGACCTGCTGCCGGCCGCGCCGGTGGTCCCTTCGCTCGTACAGCTGGCCGACCCCAGCTTCCTGATCAACGAGGAGCGGGCGGCGGTCCTGCGGGAGCGCGGCTTCGAGGTCCGTTCGGTGGCGGGTGCCGGACACACCATCCAGCGGGACGACTTCGACGGGTTCATGGCCTCCCTCGAAGGCTGGATCTAG
- a CDS encoding MFS transporter, with protein sequence MALSSPGTGTAAAATDAPAESAPGRGLLPLLLLGNSAMYALYIGVGGMLLALQVEDIDPANKVANFGLIAGVSAIFATVFNPVAGALSDRSGRRNPWILGGGIAAVPAMLLLGAADTILLITIAWCLSQAVMNIYQAAITSVVPDRVPMSARGKASAAVGLGLPFGSTIGALIGAAFSDDYRTGYLIFGAIVAGGAVLFTTCTREQRLPARAPMPVKQQLAAFASALKDHDFRWAFIGRALLVLGYFAVSGYQLYILQDHTVLPEGMKPESAVAVMMPLTSVAMVVSTVLGGWLSDKYDRRKLFVGASALLSAIALVIPALSTSWTAMLAFAVINGLAFGCYMAVDTALVTMVLPKAQDAARDMGVLNIANAGPQIVAPFIASVIVSVSGGYTALFIVAAVLAVAGALAVKPIRSVR encoded by the coding sequence GTGGCCCTTTCCTCCCCCGGCACCGGCACCGCCGCCGCCGCCACCGACGCCCCCGCCGAGTCCGCCCCTGGACGCGGCCTGCTCCCCTTGCTGCTCCTCGGCAACAGCGCCATGTACGCGTTGTACATCGGCGTGGGCGGGATGCTGCTCGCCCTCCAGGTCGAAGACATCGACCCGGCGAACAAGGTCGCCAACTTCGGCCTGATCGCGGGGGTCTCCGCGATCTTCGCGACGGTCTTCAACCCGGTCGCGGGCGCCCTGTCCGACCGCAGCGGGCGGCGCAATCCCTGGATCCTGGGCGGCGGGATCGCCGCCGTCCCGGCGATGCTGCTGCTCGGCGCCGCGGACACGATCCTGCTGATCACCATCGCCTGGTGTCTCAGCCAGGCCGTGATGAACATCTACCAGGCCGCCATCACCTCCGTGGTCCCCGACCGGGTCCCGATGAGCGCCCGCGGCAAGGCCTCCGCGGCCGTCGGCCTCGGCCTGCCGTTCGGCTCCACCATCGGCGCCCTGATCGGCGCGGCCTTCTCGGACGACTACCGCACCGGCTACCTGATCTTCGGCGCGATCGTCGCCGGCGGCGCCGTCCTGTTCACCACCTGCACCCGCGAGCAGCGGCTGCCGGCGCGCGCCCCGATGCCGGTCAAGCAGCAGCTCGCCGCCTTCGCGAGCGCCCTGAAGGACCACGACTTCCGCTGGGCCTTCATCGGGCGGGCGCTGCTCGTCCTCGGCTACTTCGCGGTGAGCGGCTACCAGCTGTACATCCTCCAGGACCACACCGTCCTGCCCGAGGGCATGAAGCCCGAGTCGGCCGTGGCCGTCATGATGCCGCTGACCAGCGTGGCGATGGTGGTCTCCACCGTCCTCGGCGGCTGGCTCTCGGACAAGTACGACCGCCGCAAGCTCTTCGTCGGCGCCTCCGCGCTGCTGTCCGCGATCGCGCTGGTGATTCCCGCCCTGTCGACCAGCTGGACGGCCATGCTGGCCTTCGCCGTGATCAACGGCCTCGCCTTCGGCTGCTACATGGCCGTGGACACCGCCCTGGTGACGATGGTCCTCCCGAAGGCGCAGGACGCGGCCCGCGACATGGGCGTGCTCAACATCGCCAACGCCGGCCCGCAGATCGTCGCGCCGTTCATCGCCTCGGTGATCGTGTCGGTGAGCGGCGGCTACACCGCCCTGTTCATCGTGGCGGCCGTACTGGCGGTCGCGGGCGCACTGGCGGTCAAGCCGATCCGCAGCGTCCGCTGA
- the egtA gene encoding ergothioneine biosynthesis glutamate--cysteine ligase EgtA, giving the protein MPQDSVQETPERPPEQPSRPTGLTESAAEDLIHGICFKTGPPRLLGAELEWLVFDAERPGLRVSAERLAAAHDAARALPLTSRVTVEPGGQLELSSAPAASLTGCVDGLQSDLTAVRGVLREQGLVLRGLGQDARRPYRRMLTSPRYEAMETYFDRTGPAGRAMMCASASVQVCVDAGQEEPGPLGHGRRWRLAHLLGAVLVAAFANSPAHEGPYAGWRCARQGVWSDIDTRRALAPVLEAEPRGAWTRQALDTDVMCVRPSGGDAGAAADTPWTVPRGLTFRDWLRSGGGPGSGGGLRPPTAEDLEYHLTTLFPPVRPRGHLELRMIDAQPGEDGWLIPVAVVHALFDDPEATETAYRAVKALADGYGAQPAPRNPLWRSAAQHGLADPELRSAARACFRAASEALPRLGASTRVADSVAEFGDRYVKRGRCPADDGLPQHPSRRRPQARPRPHPQPTGEEARS; this is encoded by the coding sequence ATGCCCCAGGACTCCGTCCAGGAAACACCCGAGCGCCCGCCCGAACAGCCGTCCCGCCCCACCGGCCTGACCGAGTCCGCCGCCGAGGACCTGATCCACGGCATCTGTTTCAAGACCGGCCCGCCCCGCCTCCTCGGGGCCGAGCTCGAATGGCTGGTGTTCGACGCCGAACGCCCCGGCCTGCGCGTGTCCGCCGAGCGGCTGGCCGCCGCGCACGACGCGGCCCGCGCCCTGCCCCTCACCTCCCGCGTCACCGTCGAGCCCGGCGGCCAGCTGGAGCTGAGCTCGGCCCCCGCCGCCTCCCTCACCGGGTGCGTGGACGGGCTCCAGTCCGATCTGACCGCCGTACGGGGAGTCCTGCGCGAGCAGGGCCTGGTCCTGCGCGGCCTCGGCCAGGACGCGCGCCGCCCGTACCGCCGGATGCTGACCAGCCCGCGGTACGAGGCGATGGAGACCTACTTCGACCGCACCGGCCCCGCCGGCCGCGCCATGATGTGCGCCTCCGCCTCGGTGCAGGTGTGCGTGGACGCCGGGCAGGAGGAGCCGGGGCCCCTCGGGCACGGCCGCCGCTGGCGGCTGGCCCACCTCCTCGGCGCGGTGCTGGTCGCCGCCTTCGCCAACTCCCCCGCGCACGAAGGCCCGTACGCCGGCTGGCGCTGCGCCCGCCAGGGCGTCTGGAGCGATATCGACACCCGGCGCGCGCTCGCCCCCGTACTGGAGGCGGAGCCGCGCGGCGCCTGGACCCGGCAGGCGCTGGACACCGACGTGATGTGCGTACGGCCGTCCGGCGGCGACGCCGGAGCCGCCGCCGACACGCCCTGGACCGTGCCGCGCGGGCTCACCTTCCGCGACTGGCTGCGCTCCGGCGGCGGGCCGGGATCCGGCGGCGGATTGCGGCCGCCCACCGCCGAGGACCTGGAGTACCACCTGACCACGCTGTTCCCACCGGTGCGGCCCCGCGGCCACCTGGAGCTGCGGATGATCGACGCGCAGCCCGGCGAGGACGGCTGGCTGATCCCGGTGGCCGTCGTCCACGCGCTGTTCGACGACCCGGAGGCCACCGAGACCGCGTACCGGGCGGTGAAGGCGCTGGCCGACGGCTACGGCGCCCAGCCCGCCCCGCGCAATCCGCTGTGGCGCAGCGCCGCGCAGCACGGGCTCGCCGATCCGGAGCTGCGGTCCGCCGCCCGCGCCTGCTTCCGGGCCGCTTCCGAGGCGCTGCCCCGGCTGGGCGCGAGCACCCGAGTGGCGGACTCCGTGGCCGAGTTCGGCGACCGCTACGTCAAGCGCGGCCGATGTCCGGCCGACGACGGGCTCCCGCAGCATCCGTCCCGGCGCCGGCCGCAGGCCCGTCCGCGCCCCCATCCGCAGCCGACCGGCGAGGAGGCACGCTCATGA